A genomic window from Candidatus Bathyarchaeota archaeon includes:
- the aksA gene encoding homoaconitate hydratase (in Methanococcus jannaschii this protein catalyzes the condensation of alpha-ketoglutarate and acetyl-CoA to form trans-homoaconitate; functions in alphaketosuberate synthesis which is a precursor in coenzyme B and biotin synthesis), with product MENEYVNEQGQRLLAKLKKEGILPSPYNFTNFKVPSLDEYIVHDSTLREGEQTPGVVFSIAEKLEIAKKLDEVGIPQIEAGFPAASEKQRKCVEALVDLNLDAQLSSFARAKKEDIDVVADVGADGIVVSLSISPYHRQYKFKGMTKEVYLEKLEEMISYAESYGLYVIYSAEDTTRENDLEFLKKAYKTAEDAGADRARVVDTLGCVGPNGMAFMVKEIGSAVDIPIEVHCHNDLGLALANSLAAIEAGASTVSTSVNGIGERAGITKTEEIIPVLHMLYGTSSFEMKQLTSLSQLVERISGIKMPPHKPLTGNNVTAHSSGIHQHGVLMNPETYEFYPPRMMGQERKIYIDELGGRHGIIYVAKELGIEISDETARLVLEKIKNAFSREGRRSSYTPQEIKQMIDEIQK from the coding sequence GTGGAAAATGAATACGTCAATGAGCAAGGTCAAAGACTTCTTGCAAAACTCAAAAAAGAAGGCATATTACCTAGCCCATACAATTTCACCAATTTCAAAGTGCCATCCTTGGACGAATATATTGTTCACGACAGCACTTTAAGAGAAGGTGAACAAACTCCAGGAGTAGTTTTCAGTATCGCTGAAAAACTGGAAATAGCAAAAAAATTAGATGAGGTTGGCATACCCCAAATAGAAGCAGGATTTCCAGCCGCCTCAGAAAAACAACGAAAATGTGTAGAAGCCCTAGTTGACCTTAACTTAGACGCTCAACTTTCATCTTTTGCTCGAGCAAAAAAAGAAGACATCGACGTTGTAGCCGATGTAGGAGCAGACGGCATTGTAGTTTCCCTTTCAATTTCTCCATATCATCGTCAATACAAGTTCAAAGGAATGACCAAAGAAGTCTACCTGGAAAAATTGGAAGAAATGATCAGTTATGCCGAAAGTTATGGACTATACGTGATATACAGTGCAGAAGACACCACCCGAGAAAACGACCTTGAATTCTTGAAGAAAGCATACAAAACAGCCGAAGATGCAGGGGCAGACCGGGCAAGAGTAGTTGACACCCTAGGTTGTGTAGGACCAAATGGTATGGCTTTTATGGTGAAAGAAATCGGAAGTGCAGTAGACATTCCAATTGAAGTGCACTGTCATAACGATTTAGGTTTGGCGTTAGCTAATTCATTAGCAGCTATCGAGGCAGGCGCTTCAACAGTATCCACGTCAGTAAATGGCATTGGTGAAAGAGCTGGAATAACAAAAACTGAAGAAATCATTCCAGTGCTTCATATGTTGTATGGAACTAGCTCTTTTGAAATGAAGCAGCTTACTTCCCTTTCTCAATTAGTTGAAAGGATTTCGGGAATCAAAATGCCTCCTCATAAGCCGTTAACTGGGAACAATGTTACTGCTCATAGTTCAGGTATTCATCAGCATGGTGTTTTGATGAACCCTGAAACTTACGAGTTTTATCCTCCTCGTATGATGGGACAGGAACGAAAAATTTACATCGACGAACTAGGTGGAAGGCATGGAATCATCTACGTGGCAAAAGAGCTTGGTATTGAAATCTCTGATGAAACTGCACGTTTAGTTCTTGAAAAAATAAAGAATGCATTCTCTCGCGAAGGAAGACGAAGTTCATACACACCCCAAGAGATCAAGCAAATGATTGACGAAATTCAAAAGTGA